A section of the Pimelobacter simplex genome encodes:
- a CDS encoding prenyltransferase/squalene oxidase repeat-containing protein, translating into MLIRTLARRAAAAATGGALVATGLLVGGPAPQAHAVTESSTSDVAATWLTGRLNDQHLLSYLSYDIESVDVGLTVDLLLGLVETGADSATADQIAGAVATKTGEPAGYGRPYSYSDTFNCATFAVEPEAHTYAGDSSNAIAKALAGLTAAGLDGTNPAVADLATRLDQVTLDGGADAGRITDSPTRDGAPIPACDYANVFGQSFAVRALDAVGSDEEDAALDYLLSQQNADGSWNEGLRPVGGTQPAASPSTDGTATALVQLQQIDPATGLAADTQAAIDKGIGWLKLTQAADGSFGGTGQFGPNANETGLAGWALGLAGEADAAASAAGWLAAHQVVKLAGCTTTLDAESGAVAYTDASLAEARTDGITPAVAGEWIRASAQALPALGYLPDGAPVLTAPTGYVKAGTAVSVKVSGLPRGAQSCVSGAGPARRFTGSGAVSLTLPAGTRNHTVTLRTLDGTTTTTVKALGAAKLKVKVPARIKAKKKVTVVVTGLAPRERATVTVGAKKVTGTASASGKLTVKVKTTKRGKTKVKAVGQFADRKGKATVRVV; encoded by the coding sequence ATGCTCATCCGAACCCTGGCTCGCCGTGCGGCCGCAGCCGCCACCGGCGGCGCGCTCGTCGCGACCGGTCTGCTCGTCGGGGGGCCGGCGCCGCAGGCGCACGCGGTCACCGAGAGCTCGACCTCGGACGTCGCCGCGACCTGGCTCACCGGCCGTCTCAACGACCAGCACCTGCTCAGCTACCTGAGCTACGACATCGAGTCGGTCGACGTCGGTCTGACCGTCGACCTGCTCCTGGGCCTGGTCGAGACCGGTGCGGACTCCGCGACCGCGGACCAGATCGCAGGGGCGGTCGCGACCAAGACCGGTGAGCCGGCGGGCTACGGCCGGCCCTACAGCTACTCCGACACCTTCAACTGCGCCACCTTCGCGGTCGAGCCCGAGGCGCACACCTACGCGGGTGACTCCTCCAATGCGATCGCGAAGGCGCTCGCCGGGCTCACGGCTGCGGGCCTCGACGGCACGAACCCGGCCGTCGCCGATCTCGCCACCCGGCTGGACCAGGTCACGCTCGACGGCGGTGCCGATGCCGGGCGGATCACCGACAGCCCCACCCGGGACGGTGCGCCGATCCCGGCGTGCGACTACGCCAACGTCTTCGGTCAGTCCTTCGCGGTCCGAGCCCTCGACGCTGTCGGGAGTGACGAAGAAGACGCCGCGCTCGACTACCTGCTCAGCCAGCAGAACGCAGACGGCAGTTGGAACGAGGGTCTGCGCCCCGTGGGCGGCACCCAGCCCGCAGCGAGCCCGTCGACCGACGGCACCGCGACGGCGCTGGTCCAGCTCCAGCAGATCGACCCGGCGACCGGCCTGGCCGCCGACACCCAGGCGGCGATCGACAAGGGCATCGGCTGGCTCAAGCTCACGCAGGCGGCCGACGGCAGCTTCGGCGGTACGGGTCAGTTCGGCCCGAACGCCAACGAGACCGGGCTGGCCGGCTGGGCGCTCGGCCTCGCCGGCGAGGCCGACGCAGCGGCCTCGGCTGCTGGTTGGCTGGCCGCGCACCAGGTCGTGAAGCTCGCAGGCTGCACGACGACCCTCGACGCCGAGTCGGGTGCGGTGGCCTACACCGACGCATCGCTTGCCGAGGCCCGGACGGACGGCATCACACCGGCCGTGGCCGGCGAGTGGATCCGCGCTTCCGCGCAGGCCCTGCCGGCCCTCGGGTACCTCCCCGACGGAGCTCCGGTCCTCACGGCGCCCACCGGCTACGTGAAGGCCGGCACGGCGGTGTCGGTCAAGGTGTCCGGTCTGCCCCGGGGCGCGCAGTCCTGCGTGTCGGGCGCCGGTCCGGCCCGTCGCTTCACCGGTTCGGGCGCAGTGTCGCTGACCCTGCCGGCCGGCACGCGCAACCACACGGTCACGCTCCGCACTTTGGACGGCACGACCACCACGACGGTCAAGGCGCTCGGTGCTGCCAAGCTGAAGGTCAAGGTCCCGGCGCGGATCAAGGCGAAGAAGAAGGTCACCGTCGTGGTGACCGGGCTCGCGCCGCGTGAGCGTGCGACCGTCACCGTGGGCGCCAAGAAGGTCACCGGCACGGCGTCGGCCAGCGGCAAGCTGACCGTCAAGGTCAAGACCACGAAGCGGGGCAAGACCAAGGTCAAGGCCGTCGGCCAGTTCGCCGACCGCAAGGGCAAGGCCACGGTCCGGGTCGTCTGA
- the gatA gene encoding Asp-tRNA(Asn)/Glu-tRNA(Gln) amidotransferase subunit GatA — protein MSELIKKTAAELADALAAGETTSVEVTRAHLDRIAAVDGSAEAGVHAFLHVDTEGALAQAAESDARRAAGQARHLLDGVPIAVKDVLATQGLPTTCGSRILEGWVPPYDATVVRKIKDAGLPILGKTNMDEFAMGSSTEHSAYGPTRNPWDQTRIPGGSGGGSAAAVAAFEAPLALGTDTGGSIRQPGAVTGTVGVKPTYGGVSRYGLVALANSLDQVGPVTRTVLDSALLHELIGGHDPLDSTSVDTPVGSYVAAAREGAQGNLAGLRVGVIKELAGDGWQSGVMERFAESVDLLKEMGAEVTEISCPAFVHAMATYYLILPAECSSNLAKFDAMRYGLRVVPEGDPSAEAVMKASRDAGFGDEVKRRIMIGTYALSSGYYDAYYGQAQKVRTLISRDFAAAFENVDVLVSPTAPTTAFPLGDKLDDPLAMYLQDLATIPANLAGVPGISVPAGLAAEDGLPVGLQVLAPALADDRLYRVGAAVEAALTLRWGGPILDKLPEVQA, from the coding sequence GTGAGCGAGCTGATCAAGAAGACCGCAGCCGAGCTGGCCGACGCGCTGGCCGCCGGTGAGACGACCTCCGTCGAGGTCACCCGGGCGCACCTCGACCGGATCGCGGCCGTCGACGGCTCGGCCGAGGCCGGCGTGCACGCCTTCCTCCACGTCGACACCGAGGGCGCGCTGGCGCAGGCGGCCGAGTCCGACGCGCGGCGGGCCGCGGGTCAGGCACGGCACCTGCTCGACGGCGTACCGATCGCGGTCAAGGACGTGCTGGCCACGCAGGGCCTGCCCACGACGTGCGGCTCGCGGATCCTCGAGGGCTGGGTGCCGCCGTACGACGCGACGGTGGTCCGCAAGATCAAGGACGCCGGTCTGCCGATCCTCGGCAAGACCAACATGGACGAGTTCGCGATGGGCTCCTCGACCGAGCACTCGGCGTACGGCCCGACGCGCAACCCGTGGGACCAGACCCGGATCCCCGGCGGCTCCGGCGGCGGCTCGGCCGCGGCGGTGGCGGCCTTCGAGGCGCCGCTGGCCCTCGGTACCGACACCGGTGGCTCGATCCGCCAGCCCGGTGCGGTCACCGGCACGGTCGGCGTGAAGCCGACCTACGGCGGCGTCTCGCGCTACGGCCTCGTCGCGCTCGCCAACAGCCTCGACCAGGTCGGCCCGGTCACCCGGACCGTCCTCGACTCCGCGCTGCTGCACGAGCTGATCGGCGGGCACGACCCGCTCGACTCGACCTCGGTCGACACCCCCGTCGGCTCCTACGTCGCCGCGGCACGCGAGGGCGCCCAGGGCAACCTTGCGGGCCTGCGCGTGGGGGTCATCAAGGAGCTGGCCGGCGACGGCTGGCAGTCGGGCGTGATGGAGCGGTTCGCCGAGTCCGTCGACCTGCTCAAGGAGATGGGGGCCGAGGTCACCGAGATCTCGTGCCCGGCGTTCGTGCACGCGATGGCGACGTACTACCTGATCCTGCCGGCGGAGTGCTCCTCCAACCTCGCCAAGTTCGACGCCATGCGCTACGGCCTGCGCGTCGTACCCGAGGGCGACCCCAGCGCCGAGGCGGTCATGAAGGCCTCGCGCGACGCGGGCTTCGGCGACGAGGTCAAGCGCCGCATCATGATCGGCACCTACGCGCTGTCGAGCGGCTACTACGACGCCTACTACGGCCAGGCCCAGAAGGTCCGCACGCTCATCTCGCGCGACTTCGCGGCCGCCTTCGAGAACGTCGACGTGCTGGTCTCGCCGACCGCGCCGACCACCGCGTTCCCGCTGGGCGACAAGCTGGACGACCCGCTGGCGATGTACCTCCAGGACCTCGCCACGATCCCGGCCAACCTGGCCGGCGTCCCCGGCATCTCGGTGCCGGCCGGTCTCGCCGCCGAGGACGGCCTCCCGGTCGGCCTCCAGGTGCTCGCCCCGGCCCTCGCCGACGACCGGCTCTACCGGGTCGGTGCGGCCGTCGAGGCAGCGCTGACGCTGCGCTGGGGCGGTCCGATCCTCGACAAGCTGCCGGAGGTGCAGGCATGA
- a CDS encoding SH3 domain-containing protein: protein MSAPARTLGRSLAALLLAAGAGVLALPGTADAAPATTQAQGRVVARTGLVERTAPSSHAATTGRSHRRGAVLTLECKLNGTAVDGNGRWYKIRGRDGWVSARYVANIGAAPVDCTAGDWAYEVSVGTVIRQGPSTKDRRIGSLARGTEVDTRWIARRGGAVAGHRGWVAVNTPSGNRGWISLTNLRKVA, encoded by the coding sequence ATGTCCGCACCCGCACGCACCCTCGGCCGCTCGCTGGCCGCCCTGCTCCTCGCCGCCGGCGCCGGCGTCCTCGCCCTGCCCGGCACCGCCGACGCCGCGCCCGCCACGACCCAGGCCCAGGGCCGGGTCGTCGCCCGGACCGGTCTGGTCGAGCGCACCGCCCCCAGCAGCCACGCCGCGACGACGGGGCGCAGCCACCGCCGGGGCGCCGTCCTCACCCTCGAGTGCAAGCTCAACGGGACGGCGGTCGACGGCAACGGCCGCTGGTACAAGATCCGTGGCCGCGACGGCTGGGTCAGTGCCCGCTACGTCGCCAACATCGGCGCCGCGCCCGTCGACTGCACGGCCGGCGACTGGGCCTACGAGGTCAGCGTCGGGACCGTCATCCGGCAGGGTCCGAGCACGAAGGACCGCCGGATCGGCAGCCTGGCCCGTGGAACCGAGGTCGACACCCGCTGGATCGCCCGCCGCGGCGGCGCGGTCGCCGGCCACCGGGGCTGGGTCGCGGTCAACACCCCCAGCGGCAACCGCGGCTGGATCTCGCTCACCAACCTCCGCAAGGTCGCCTGA
- a CDS encoding protein kinase domain-containing protein yields the protein MPRIPGVGDRLGPYRITRELGAGGMGIVFEALEEGLGRRVALKVLAIQLAEEPEFRARFAREATVLARSDSPHIIQVYSHGEQDGCLYLATQFVPGGDLAARVAAKGVPAPEVALGIASQVAAALADAHAVGVVHRDVKPHNVLLRPGQGQVHAYLCDFGIARDDDSSLTSSGVVAGTYAYLAPERFRGAPATPASDIYALGCLLWFLLTGRAPYEGGLVQLAQQHEEAPVPQLPGGRGTDDRINEFLRRAMAKDPALRPASAAQAAAELRSLAAAATPVPAPATAPVDAPPPPPAPPPLPVAGATPVLTREDPEGEPRSRSRSRRTPLLAGLAALAVVAVGIGVGVYVGNRGDGTGNDPVARDPGSSTSVRPVTGSDVDRAHGDDLIVLTGGTTQVLLSEGGGRLAAPQEWAGTAYEGDKVVRGDVNGDGRIDLAIVDQAQGEVRVALSTGSGFAAPQRWIGGLDLPERFTVTSGDFDHSGSTDLAVLQGDSDGIRVDVLLAEDGRFRAPALWVTRAHWDPTRMRLGAGDVDGDGRADLIEMGTPDQQRVDVQVFLAEKSGGGFADPVTWIDRPDWAFADSRYVVGYLDGDDRADILVARSVGGGTELVPLLSDGTGFQAPGDGTQAARIDRPLTRLALVAGDVQGKGSTGLVVLDRDDGQVRVWAYADGRVEAVPTDGAAAPTVPGAENATLVGITR from the coding sequence GTGCCTCGTATCCCGGGCGTCGGCGACCGCCTCGGCCCCTACCGGATCACCCGCGAGCTCGGTGCGGGCGGCATGGGCATCGTCTTCGAGGCGCTCGAGGAGGGCCTGGGCCGCCGGGTCGCGCTCAAGGTGCTGGCGATCCAGCTGGCCGAGGAGCCCGAGTTCCGGGCCCGGTTCGCCCGCGAGGCCACGGTGCTGGCGCGCAGCGACAGCCCGCACATCATCCAGGTCTACAGCCACGGCGAGCAGGACGGCTGCCTCTACCTCGCCACCCAGTTCGTGCCCGGCGGCGACCTCGCGGCCCGGGTCGCGGCCAAGGGCGTGCCCGCGCCCGAGGTGGCGCTCGGGATCGCGAGCCAGGTGGCGGCCGCCCTCGCCGACGCCCACGCCGTCGGCGTCGTGCACCGCGACGTCAAGCCGCACAACGTGCTGCTCCGGCCCGGCCAGGGGCAGGTCCACGCCTACCTCTGCGACTTCGGGATCGCCCGGGACGACGACTCCTCGCTGACCAGCAGCGGCGTGGTCGCCGGCACCTACGCCTACCTCGCGCCGGAGCGCTTCCGCGGCGCACCCGCGACGCCGGCCAGCGACATCTACGCGCTCGGCTGCCTGCTGTGGTTCCTGCTGACCGGGCGGGCGCCGTACGAGGGCGGGCTGGTGCAGCTCGCCCAGCAGCACGAGGAGGCGCCGGTCCCGCAGCTGCCGGGAGGCCGGGGCACCGACGACCGGATCAACGAGTTCCTGCGCCGGGCGATGGCCAAGGACCCGGCCCTACGGCCGGCGAGTGCCGCGCAGGCCGCGGCCGAGCTGCGGAGCCTGGCCGCGGCGGCCACCCCGGTCCCGGCGCCGGCGACGGCGCCGGTGGACGCCCCGCCACCCCCGCCGGCCCCGCCGCCGCTGCCGGTCGCGGGGGCGACGCCCGTGCTCACCCGGGAGGACCCCGAGGGCGAGCCGCGGTCGCGATCACGGTCGCGCCGGACGCCGCTGCTCGCCGGGCTGGCCGCGCTCGCGGTGGTCGCCGTGGGGATCGGGGTGGGCGTCTACGTGGGCAACCGGGGCGACGGCACCGGGAACGACCCGGTGGCGCGTGATCCCGGCTCGAGCACGTCGGTCCGGCCGGTGACCGGCTCGGACGTCGACCGCGCGCACGGCGACGACCTCATCGTGCTGACCGGCGGCACCACCCAGGTCCTGCTCTCCGAGGGCGGCGGCCGCCTCGCCGCTCCCCAGGAGTGGGCCGGGACGGCGTACGAGGGGGACAAGGTGGTGCGCGGCGACGTCAACGGCGACGGGCGCATCGACCTGGCGATCGTGGACCAGGCCCAGGGCGAGGTCCGGGTCGCGCTCTCGACCGGCTCCGGGTTCGCGGCGCCGCAGCGGTGGATCGGCGGGCTCGACCTGCCCGAGCGGTTCACCGTGACCTCGGGGGACTTCGACCACAGCGGGAGCACCGACCTCGCCGTGCTCCAGGGCGACAGCGACGGGATCCGGGTCGACGTGCTGCTCGCCGAGGACGGCAGGTTCCGGGCGCCGGCGCTCTGGGTCACCCGGGCCCACTGGGATCCCACCCGGATGCGGCTCGGCGCCGGCGATGTCGACGGGGACGGCCGGGCCGACCTGATCGAGATGGGGACACCGGACCAGCAGCGGGTGGACGTCCAGGTGTTCCTGGCCGAGAAGAGCGGCGGCGGATTCGCGGACCCGGTCACGTGGATCGACCGGCCGGACTGGGCGTTCGCCGACAGCCGCTACGTCGTGGGCTACCTCGACGGGGACGACCGGGCCGACATCCTGGTGGCGCGCAGCGTCGGCGGCGGCACCGAGCTCGTGCCGCTGCTGTCCGACGGCACCGGGTTCCAGGCTCCCGGCGACGGCACGCAGGCCGCGCGGATCGACCGGCCGCTGACCCGGCTGGCCCTGGTCGCCGGCGACGTCCAGGGCAAGGGCAGCACCGGCCTCGTCGTCCTCGACCGCGACGACGGCCAGGTCCGGGTGTGGGCCTACGCCGACGGGCGGGTCGAGGCGGTGCCGACCGACGGCGCGGCCGCGCCGACCGTGCCGGGCGCCGAGAACGCGACCCTGGTCGGCATCACGCGCTGA
- the gatC gene encoding Asp-tRNA(Asn)/Glu-tRNA(Gln) amidotransferase subunit GatC, which yields MSQLTRDEVAHLADLARIDLDDAELDHLAPQLNVILEAVASISGVAGDDVPPTSHPIPLTNVFREDVVVPGLTAEQALSGAPEAEEQRFRVPRILGDEQ from the coding sequence ATGTCTCAACTCACCCGCGACGAGGTGGCCCACCTGGCCGATCTCGCCCGGATCGACCTCGACGACGCCGAGCTGGACCACCTGGCACCCCAGCTCAACGTGATCCTCGAGGCGGTCGCTTCCATCAGCGGTGTGGCCGGCGACGACGTGCCGCCGACCTCGCACCCGATCCCGCTGACCAACGTCTTCCGCGAGGACGTCGTCGTGCCCGGGCTCACCGCCGAGCAGGCGCTGTCCGGCGCGCCGGAGGCCGAGGAGCAGCGGTTCCGGGTCCCGCGGATCCTGGGGGACGAGCAGTGA
- the gatB gene encoding Asp-tRNA(Asn)/Glu-tRNA(Gln) amidotransferase subunit GatB, whose product MSDVLIDFDEVVASYDPALGLEIHVELNTNTKMFCGCPAVFGGEPNTQVCPTCLGLPGAMPVVNGKAVESAIRIGLALNCEIAEWCRFARKNYFYPDMPKNFQTSQYDEPIAFEGYLDVDVEGETFRIEIERAHMEEDTGKSSHVGGSDGRIHGADYSLVDYNRAGIPLIEIVTKPILGTGDKAPLVAKAYVSAIRDLIVALGVSDARMDQGSIRADVNLSLAPKGSTALGTRSETKNVNSLRSVERAVRYEMSRHAGILGAGGSVLQETRHFHENDGTTSSGREKSDAEDYRYFPEPDLVPVAPSREWVEELRATLPENPAAKRTRLQGEWGFTDLEMRDTIGAGALALVEETVAAGAAPQAARKWWLTELARRANDAGVELGELAVTPAQVAAVQALVEAKTIHDKLARQVFDGLLAGEGTPEEIIAARGLAVVSDEGALSAAVDKAIAENPDIADKIRDGKLAAAGALIGAVMKEMRGQADAGRVRELVLEKLS is encoded by the coding sequence ATGAGCGACGTCCTGATCGATTTCGACGAGGTCGTGGCGAGCTACGACCCGGCGCTCGGCCTCGAGATCCACGTCGAGCTCAACACCAACACCAAGATGTTCTGCGGCTGCCCGGCCGTGTTCGGCGGTGAGCCCAACACCCAGGTCTGCCCGACCTGCCTGGGCCTCCCCGGCGCGATGCCGGTCGTCAACGGCAAGGCCGTCGAGTCGGCCATCCGGATCGGTCTGGCGCTCAACTGCGAGATCGCCGAGTGGTGCCGGTTCGCCCGGAAGAACTACTTCTACCCGGACATGCCGAAGAACTTCCAGACCTCCCAGTACGACGAGCCGATCGCCTTCGAGGGCTACCTCGACGTCGACGTGGAGGGCGAGACCTTCCGCATCGAGATCGAGCGCGCCCACATGGAGGAGGACACCGGCAAGTCCAGCCACGTCGGCGGCTCCGACGGCCGCATCCACGGCGCGGACTACTCGCTGGTCGACTACAACCGGGCCGGGATCCCCCTGATCGAGATCGTCACCAAGCCGATCCTCGGTACGGGCGACAAGGCGCCGCTGGTCGCCAAGGCCTACGTCTCCGCGATCCGCGACCTGATCGTCGCCCTCGGCGTCTCCGACGCCCGGATGGACCAGGGCTCGATCCGGGCCGACGTGAACCTCTCGCTCGCGCCGAAGGGCTCGACCGCGCTGGGCACCCGGTCGGAGACCAAGAACGTCAACTCGCTGCGCTCGGTCGAGCGCGCGGTCCGCTACGAGATGTCCCGGCACGCCGGCATCCTCGGGGCTGGCGGGTCGGTGCTCCAGGAGACCCGGCACTTCCACGAGAACGACGGCACCACCTCGTCGGGTCGCGAGAAGTCCGACGCCGAGGACTACCGTTACTTCCCCGAGCCGGACCTGGTTCCGGTCGCCCCCTCGCGGGAGTGGGTCGAGGAGCTGCGCGCCACCCTGCCGGAGAACCCCGCCGCCAAGCGGACCCGGCTCCAGGGCGAGTGGGGCTTCACCGACCTCGAGATGCGCGACACGATCGGTGCGGGCGCGCTCGCCCTCGTCGAGGAGACCGTCGCCGCCGGCGCCGCGCCCCAGGCCGCGCGCAAGTGGTGGCTGACCGAGCTGGCCCGCCGGGCCAACGACGCCGGCGTCGAGCTCGGCGAGCTCGCGGTCACCCCGGCCCAGGTCGCCGCCGTCCAGGCGCTCGTCGAGGCCAAGACGATCCACGACAAGCTGGCCCGCCAGGTCTTCGACGGCCTGCTCGCCGGCGAGGGCACGCCCGAGGAGATCATCGCGGCCCGCGGGCTCGCCGTCGTCTCCGACGAGGGTGCGCTGTCCGCGGCCGTCGACAAGGCGATCGCCGAGAACCCCGACATCGCCGACAAGATCCGCGACGGCAAGCTCGCCGCGGCGGGCGCCCTCATCGGCGCGGTGATGAAGGAGATGCGCGGCCAGGCCGACGCCGGCCGCGTGCGCGAGCTGGTGCTCGAGAAGCTGTCCTGA